A region from the Inhella inkyongensis genome encodes:
- a CDS encoding alpha/beta fold hydrolase: MRIAIEPHVRLFVDIEGLGWVPDGPRLREKPTLVLIHGGPGFDHTGFRPFFSQLADLAQIVYYDQRGHGRSDTRPASEWTLDTFADDVVRLCTALGIEKPIVLGQSFGGFVAQRYIERHPAHARAVILSSTSHHFGLARKNAWFERLGGPQAGAASAAFWGQPNAATWALYEQHCRHLYNTRPKDTDTSGWMVFRPEILFESAGGEQQTMDLRPGLAKAQCPVLVMAGEQDPVTPIEDAEEIVAALPAQWVRFHRFPGVGHGPWRDDPQTTLRVLREFIAA, encoded by the coding sequence ATGCGCATCGCCATCGAACCCCATGTCCGTCTGTTCGTCGACATTGAAGGTCTGGGCTGGGTGCCTGATGGGCCGCGGTTGCGTGAAAAGCCCACCCTGGTGTTGATCCACGGCGGGCCGGGTTTTGATCACACGGGCTTTCGGCCCTTCTTCTCGCAGCTGGCCGACCTGGCGCAGATCGTCTATTACGACCAGCGCGGCCATGGCCGCAGCGACACGCGGCCGGCGAGCGAGTGGACCCTGGACACCTTTGCCGACGATGTGGTGCGGCTGTGTACGGCCCTCGGCATCGAAAAGCCCATCGTGCTGGGCCAGAGCTTTGGTGGCTTCGTGGCGCAGCGCTATATCGAGCGCCACCCCGCGCATGCGCGGGCGGTGATCCTCTCCAGCACCTCACACCACTTCGGGCTGGCGCGCAAGAACGCCTGGTTCGAGCGCCTGGGCGGACCGCAGGCCGGCGCCGCCAGCGCGGCCTTCTGGGGCCAGCCCAATGCCGCCACCTGGGCGCTCTATGAGCAGCACTGCCGCCACCTCTACAACACCCGCCCCAAAGACACCGATACCTCAGGCTGGATGGTGTTTCGGCCCGAGATCCTGTTTGAGAGCGCCGGCGGCGAGCAGCAGACCATGGACCTGCGCCCCGGCCTGGCCAAGGCCCAGTGCCCGGTGCTGGTGATGGCCGGTGAGCAGGACCCGGTGACGCCCATCGAAGACGCCGAAGAGATCGTGGCGGCACTTCCAGCCCAATGGGTGCGCTTCCATCGCTTCCCCGGCGTGGGCCACGGCCCCTGGCGCGACGACCCGCAGACCACGCTGCGGGTGCTGCGCGAATTCATCGCGGCCTAG